A region of Terriglobales bacterium DNA encodes the following proteins:
- a CDS encoding ATPase encodes LSEIEARLAKLDAETAEMRAAADREAGKEEEAARTAAEEAKAKIVQGAQQEIAAAARLARGELKSYAAELAVTLAEKKIQITSATDRALVQEFVDHLGKDSK; translated from the coding sequence CTTTCGGAGATCGAAGCGCGGCTGGCCAAGCTGGACGCGGAGACGGCGGAGATGCGCGCCGCTGCCGACCGCGAAGCAGGGAAGGAAGAGGAAGCCGCGCGGACGGCTGCCGAGGAAGCCAAGGCCAAGATCGTACAAGGCGCCCAGCAAGAGATCGCGGCGGCGGCGCGGCTGGCGCGGGGTGAGTTGAAGTCCTACGCCGCGGAGCTGGCGGTCACGCTGGCGGAGAAGAAGATCCAGATCACTTCCGCCACCGACCGCGCTCTGGTGCAAGAGTTCGTGGACCACCTGGGAAAGGACAGCAAGTAA